One Polaribacter sp. KT25b DNA segment encodes these proteins:
- a CDS encoding MoaF N-terminal domain-containing protein — MKAKLITLLCIALFTVELGFSQNETKAENNFLFGQAEHFLDGYSFNFQYQNGTGLHMEFKDGKAKYQWVAGPNKGNGNEDIPYKSTKLGNDMYLVNWHETGLKDYLTIVFDFDKMVMHSSIIVGYQNKPERTLKTVFTSGIIDHLKRPE; from the coding sequence TAGAACTTGGTTTTTCTCAAAACGAAACAAAAGCAGAAAATAACTTCTTGTTTGGACAAGCAGAGCACTTTTTAGATGGATATTCTTTTAACTTTCAATATCAAAACGGCACTGGATTGCACATGGAGTTTAAAGATGGAAAAGCAAAATACCAATGGGTTGCTGGACCAAATAAAGGAAACGGAAACGAAGACATTCCTTATAAATCCACAAAACTTGGTAACGACATGTATTTAGTGAATTGGCACGAAACAGGTTTAAAAGACTATTTAACCATTGTTTTTGATTTTGATAAAATGGTAATGCACAGTTCTATTATAGTTGGTTATCAAAACAAACCAGAAAGAACTTTAAAAACAGTCTTTACAAGTGGTATTATAGATCATTTAAAAAGACCCGAATAA